From Sediminibacterium sp. TEGAF015, a single genomic window includes:
- a CDS encoding YybH family protein produces MTKKVFLFTSLLLLATTFCFSQTGPEKQIRKILTEQTEAWNRGDIDAFMKGYWKSDSLLFVGKNGPTYGFTNTLNNYKKSYPNKDYMGTLQFTLLEVKPLAKQLWMVLGKWELIRKAGNVSGHYTILFKKINGEWVIVMDHSS; encoded by the coding sequence ATGACAAAGAAAGTTTTCTTGTTTACCTCGCTCCTTTTATTGGCAACTACTTTCTGCTTTTCACAAACCGGCCCTGAAAAACAAATTAGGAAAATCCTGACTGAACAAACTGAAGCTTGGAATCGCGGAGATATTGATGCATTTATGAAAGGATACTGGAAAAGTGACAGTCTTTTGTTTGTAGGAAAAAACGGGCCCACTTATGGATTTACCAATACACTGAACAATTACAAAAAAAGCTACCCCAATAAGGATTATATGGGAACGCTGCAGTTTACGCTGTTAGAAGTAAAACCATTGGCTAAACAATTGTGGATGGTTTTAGGAAAATGGGAATTAATAAGAAAAGCAGGAAATGTAAGCGGGCACTATACTATCCTATTTAAAAAGATAAACGGTGAATGGGTCATCGTTATGGACCATAGCAGTTAG
- a CDS encoding M23 family metallopeptidase, producing the protein MKKVKYYYNTHNMRFEKLTTPLRVRLLQVLGYIAASIVTGILIFAITFRYIDSPKEKLLRQQNDDLRQNYKVMEERIKQLQLQMDEIANRDNYVYRSIFESNPIPDSARVKEMEKKKEVQLVQSMGETELVTSMAAQLNNLSLRMAYQLKSFNAIENMVKNKEKLIAAIPSIQPISNRQLNRVSSGFGYRIDPVYKDRRLHPGLDFTAPIGTPIYATADGVIKDAGFNTGGYGNRVVINHGFGYETLYAHMVRIKARVGARVKRGEVIGYVGSTGKSTGPHLHYEVHKNGIQLDPIYYFYNDLTPAQFDRILKLAAASNQSFD; encoded by the coding sequence ATGAAAAAGGTAAAATACTACTATAATACGCATAATATGCGCTTTGAGAAGCTAACCACCCCACTAAGGGTTAGGTTGCTTCAGGTATTAGGTTATATAGCCGCTTCGATAGTTACAGGTATTCTCATTTTTGCTATCACTTTTAGATACATAGATTCACCCAAAGAGAAATTACTAAGACAGCAAAACGACGATTTAAGGCAGAATTATAAGGTAATGGAGGAAAGAATTAAGCAATTACAGCTTCAGATGGATGAAATTGCCAACCGGGACAATTATGTGTACCGTTCCATATTCGAATCTAATCCCATTCCCGATAGCGCAAGGGTTAAGGAAATGGAGAAAAAGAAGGAAGTTCAATTAGTGCAAAGTATGGGTGAAACAGAGTTGGTAACCAGTATGGCTGCCCAGCTGAATAATCTGAGTCTTCGTATGGCTTACCAGCTTAAATCTTTCAATGCCATAGAGAATATGGTAAAAAACAAAGAGAAGTTGATTGCGGCTATCCCCTCCATACAACCCATAAGTAACCGGCAATTAAATAGGGTTTCATCAGGCTTTGGTTATCGTATTGATCCCGTATACAAAGACCGTCGATTGCATCCTGGATTAGACTTTACAGCACCTATTGGTACCCCTATTTATGCAACAGCAGACGGGGTGATCAAAGACGCTGGTTTTAATACTGGCGGATACGGGAACAGGGTTGTCATAAACCATGGATTTGGTTACGAGACCCTATATGCCCATATGGTTCGAATTAAGGCAAGAGTAGGTGCGCGTGTAAAAAGAGGAGAAGTGATTGGATATGTGGGTTCTACCGGAAAGAGCACTGGTCCGCATTTGCATTATGAAGTACACAAAAATGGCATACAGCTAGATCCTATTTATTACTTCTATAATGATTTAACCCCTGCACAGTTTGACCGAATTCTGAAATTAGCGGCAGCCAGCAATCAAAGCTTTGACTAG